From Nitrospirota bacterium:
CTGCCTTGGGTAATGTTATAATAAAGCAGCAAAATCCTTTAAGACGTATGCGCTTTCCTGACGAAGAGTCAAGGTTCCCGTGGCTGTCAATGCTGCTTGATTCCTATGCAATAATTGATGAAGGAATTTCCGCTGCAATAGTCAAAGAAGAAGCCGGGAGAAATATTAAACTTGCATGCAAAGAAGGCTGCGACAACTGCTGCAGGGTGAATAAAGACATCCCTGTTTATCCAATAGAACTTGTGGGGATTTACTGGTTCTCTACTGAAAAGGCAGCGCAGCCTATCCGTGAGACACTTAAAAGACAACTCTCAAGCCATACAAAAAGCGATCCCTGTCCTTTTCTCATTAACAACTCTTGCTCTATCTATATTGTCCGCCCTGC
This genomic window contains:
- a CDS encoding YkgJ family cysteine cluster protein — protein: MGNVIIKQQNPLRRMRFPDEESRFPWLSMLLDSYAIIDEGISAAIVKEEAGRNIKLACKEGCDNCCRVNKDIPVYPIELVGIYWFSTEKAAQPIRETLKRQLSSHTKSDPCPFLINNSCSIYIVRPASCRQFGVFSKPCDKGEDPYYTRRDDVLTPIEDYTKKAFLATLPFYGITDENDKIHFIENNLIHAQAVNLQAYDWKKLTKIMDDFDSKKS